One stretch of Malus domestica chromosome 14, GDT2T_hap1 DNA includes these proteins:
- the LOC103454839 gene encoding histone H4: MTGRGKGGKGLGKGGAKRHRKVLRDNIQGITKPAIRRLARRGGVKRISGLIYEETRGVLKIFLENVIRDAVTYTEHARRKTVTAMDVVYALKRQGRTLYGFGG; encoded by the coding sequence ATGACAGGGAGAGGAAAGGGAGGAAAGGGGCTGGGAAAGGGCGGAGCCAAGAGGCACAGGAAGGTATTGAGGGACAACATCCAGGGGATCACCAAGCCTGCCATCCGAAGGCTCGCTCGCAGAGGAGGAGTCAAGCGCATAAGCGGCCTCATCTATGAAGAAACCAGAGGGGTTCTCAAGATCTTCTTGGAGAACGTGATTCGTGATGCTGTGACTTACACCGAGCATGCCAGGAGGAAGACGGTGACTGCCATGGATGTGGTCTATGCTCTCAAGAGGCAGGGTCGAACCCTCTACGGTTTTGGAGGTTAA
- the LOC103454922 gene encoding brassinosteroid-responsive RING protein 1-like, with product MNEPTADSMEHHQHSNPNNSILALDPECPSIVSVPIHVLTEYIKRRLPVVEFGQVFEKYTKLGDQETACSICLECIERSHEVREQCNCDHVFHRKCLDGWVNQGQVTCPLCRAMLFPSKSETVSCGRGNLGWPEGDDAYFGRLEFIVR from the coding sequence ATGAATGAGCCAACTGCCGACTCCATGGAGCACCACCAGCATTCGAATCCGAACAATTCGATACTGGCGCTCGATCCTGAGTGCCCGTCGATAGTCTCGGTCCCGATCCACGTTCTAACGGAATACATCAAGAGGCGGCTTCCGGTGGTAGAGTTTGGTCAAGTTTTCGAAAAATACACAAAGCTTGGAGATCAAGAAACAGCTTGTAGTATATGCTTGGAGTGCATAGAGAGGAGCCATGAGGTGAGGGAGCAGTGCAACTGTGACCATGTGTTTCACAGGAAGTGTCTGGATGGTTGGGTCAATCAGGGGCAGGTGACCTGCCCTTTGTGCCGAGCAATGCTGTTTCCAAGCAAGAGCGAAACAGTAAGCTGCGGCCGAGGAAATTTAGGGTGGCCGGAAGGGGATGACGCCTACTTCGGTAGGTTAGAATTCATTGTGAGATGA